A window of Proteus columbae contains these coding sequences:
- the carB gene encoding carbamoyl-phosphate synthase large subunit translates to MAKRTDIKTILILGAGPIVIGQACEFDYSGAQACKALREEGYRVVLVNSNPATIMTDPEMADATYIEPIHWQVVRKIIEKERPDAVLPTMGGQTALNCALELERQGVLAEFGVTMIGATADAIDKAEDRQRFDKAMKKIGLDTARSGIAHNLDEAFAVAEQVGFPCIIRPSFTMGGTGGGIAYNREEFEEICTRGLDLSPTNELLIDESLIGWKEYEMEVVRDKNDNCIIVCSIENFDAMGIHTGDSITVAPAQTLTDKEYQIMRNASMAVLREIGVETGGSNVQFAVDPKTGRLIVIEMNPRVSRSSALASKATGFPIAKVAAKLAVGYTLDELMNDITGGRTPASFEPSIDYVVTKIPRFNFEKFAGTNDRLTTQMKSVGEVMAIGRTQQESLQKALRGLEVGATGFDPKVDLDDPEALTKIRRELKEAGSDRIWYIADAFRAGLSVDGVFNLTNIDRWFLVQIEEIVRLEEKVSEVGIKGLSADFLRQLKRKGFADARLAKILNVKEPVIRQLREQYQLHPVYKRVDTCAAEFATDTAYMYSTYEEECEANPHQDKPKVMILGGGPNRIGQGIEFDYCCVHAALALREDGYETIMVNCNPETVSTDYDTSDRLYFEPVTLEDVLEIVRIEKPKGVIVQYGGQTPLKLARALEAEGVPVIGTTPDAIDKAEDRERFQKAVDKLGLKQPENATVTALEEAVEKAQLIGYPLVVRPSYVLGGRAMEIVYDEIDLRRYFQTAVSVSNDAPVLLDRFLDDAIEVDVDAICDGQQVVIGGIMEHIEQAGVHSGDSACSLPAYTLSQEIQDVMRKQVRSLAFELGVKGLMNVQFAVKGNDVYLIEVNPRAARTVPFVSKATGVPLAKVAARVMIGQSLEEQGVTKEVIPPYYSVKEVVLPFNKFAGVDPILGPEMRSTGEVMGVGATFAQAFAKAMLGSSSTMKKKGRALLSVRAGDKKRVVDLATKLLKSGFELDATHGTAIVLGEAGINPRLVNKVHEGRPHIEDRIKNGEYDYIVNTTSGRQAIEDSKIIRRSALRYKVHYDTTLNGGFATTLSLTADPTESVISVQEMHKKINKS, encoded by the coding sequence ATGGCTAAAAGAACAGATATCAAAACAATCCTGATTTTAGGTGCTGGGCCGATTGTTATCGGGCAAGCGTGTGAATTTGACTATTCAGGCGCGCAAGCATGTAAAGCCCTACGTGAAGAGGGATATCGAGTTGTTTTGGTAAATTCAAATCCTGCAACCATTATGACCGATCCTGAAATGGCCGATGCAACGTACATCGAGCCTATTCACTGGCAAGTTGTGAGAAAAATTATTGAAAAAGAGCGCCCTGATGCGGTATTGCCAACAATGGGTGGGCAAACTGCACTGAACTGTGCGCTAGAGCTAGAGCGCCAAGGTGTCTTGGCTGAATTTGGTGTCACCATGATTGGTGCAACAGCCGATGCAATTGATAAAGCAGAAGATAGACAACGCTTTGATAAAGCGATGAAAAAAATCGGTTTAGATACTGCTCGTTCAGGTATTGCACATAACCTTGATGAAGCTTTTGCTGTTGCTGAACAAGTGGGTTTTCCTTGTATTATTCGCCCTTCATTCACAATGGGCGGAACGGGGGGCGGGATCGCCTATAATCGTGAAGAATTTGAAGAAATTTGTACGCGAGGCTTAGATTTATCACCCACCAATGAACTGTTAATTGATGAATCTTTAATTGGTTGGAAAGAGTATGAAATGGAAGTGGTGCGTGATAAAAACGACAACTGCATTATCGTCTGCTCTATCGAAAACTTTGATGCAATGGGAATTCATACAGGCGATTCCATTACCGTCGCGCCAGCACAAACACTTACTGACAAAGAATATCAAATTATGCGTAATGCCTCGATGGCGGTATTACGTGAAATAGGTGTTGAAACGGGCGGTTCTAACGTTCAGTTTGCTGTTGATCCTAAAACAGGGCGCTTGATTGTTATCGAAATGAACCCTAGGGTTTCTCGTTCATCAGCTCTGGCATCTAAAGCGACAGGCTTCCCAATTGCGAAAGTTGCTGCAAAATTAGCAGTAGGTTACACCCTCGATGAGCTGATGAATGATATCACTGGAGGGAGAACACCAGCCTCTTTCGAACCTTCTATTGATTATGTTGTGACAAAAATTCCTCGCTTTAACTTTGAAAAATTTGCAGGAACCAATGACAGATTAACAACGCAAATGAAATCTGTTGGCGAAGTGATGGCAATTGGTAGAACACAACAAGAATCTTTGCAAAAAGCATTACGAGGCCTCGAAGTGGGGGCGACAGGTTTTGATCCTAAAGTCGATTTAGACGATCCAGAAGCATTAACGAAAATTCGCCGTGAGCTAAAAGAAGCAGGCTCTGACCGAATTTGGTATATCGCGGATGCCTTCCGAGCAGGGCTATCCGTTGATGGTGTATTTAACCTCACCAATATTGATCGCTGGTTCTTAGTTCAAATAGAAGAAATCGTTCGCCTTGAAGAAAAAGTCAGTGAAGTCGGTATAAAAGGCTTAAGCGCTGATTTCTTACGTCAGTTAAAACGTAAAGGTTTTGCTGATGCACGTTTAGCTAAAATACTTAACGTAAAAGAGCCTGTTATTCGCCAGTTACGGGAGCAATATCAACTCCATCCTGTCTATAAACGTGTTGATACTTGTGCAGCAGAATTTGCTACGGATACCGCTTATATGTACTCGACTTATGAAGAAGAGTGCGAGGCAAATCCACATCAAGACAAACCTAAAGTCATGATCTTAGGTGGTGGACCAAACCGTATAGGGCAAGGAATAGAATTTGATTATTGTTGTGTTCATGCCGCGCTTGCGTTGCGTGAAGACGGTTACGAAACCATTATGGTGAACTGTAACCCTGAAACGGTTTCAACAGATTACGATACTTCTGACAGACTCTATTTTGAACCTGTCACATTAGAAGATGTACTTGAAATTGTACGAATTGAAAAGCCGAAAGGGGTTATCGTGCAATATGGTGGACAAACACCATTAAAACTAGCCAGAGCACTGGAAGCTGAAGGCGTGCCAGTTATTGGCACAACGCCAGATGCTATTGATAAAGCAGAAGATCGTGAACGTTTCCAAAAAGCAGTGGATAAATTAGGGCTTAAACAGCCTGAAAATGCCACTGTAACCGCTTTAGAAGAGGCGGTAGAAAAAGCACAATTAATTGGCTATCCGCTGGTGGTTCGTCCTTCTTATGTACTTGGTGGACGCGCAATGGAGATTGTTTACGACGAAATCGATTTAAGACGCTATTTCCAAACTGCGGTTAGTGTGTCAAACGATGCTCCCGTGTTGTTAGATCGCTTCCTTGATGATGCGATTGAAGTCGATGTTGATGCGATTTGTGACGGTCAACAAGTCGTGATTGGTGGCATTATGGAGCATATCGAACAAGCGGGTGTTCACTCTGGTGACTCAGCTTGCTCATTGCCTGCTTATACCCTAAGCCAAGAAATTCAAGATGTGATGCGTAAACAAGTACGCTCACTTGCGTTTGAACTTGGAGTCAAAGGGCTAATGAACGTACAATTTGCGGTGAAAGGTAACGATGTTTACCTTATCGAAGTCAATCCTCGTGCTGCTCGTACCGTACCTTTTGTGTCAAAAGCCACAGGTGTGCCATTAGCCAAAGTCGCTGCGCGTGTCATGATTGGTCAAAGCCTTGAAGAGCAGGGGGTTACAAAAGAAGTTATTCCACCTTATTACTCTGTAAAAGAGGTAGTTTTACCTTTCAATAAGTTTGCAGGTGTTGATCCGATTTTAGGGCCTGAAATGCGTTCAACAGGTGAAGTGATGGGCGTTGGTGCAACCTTTGCTCAAGCCTTTGCTAAAGCAATGTTAGGTAGCAGTTCTACCATGAAGAAAAAAGGCAGAGCGCTTCTTTCTGTGCGTGCTGGTGATAAAAAGCGAGTTGTTGATTTAGCAACAAAATTACTAAAAAGTGGATTTGAATTAGATGCTACACATGGTACAGCCATTGTATTAGGTGAGGCGGGAATAAATCCACGCTTAGTGAATAAAGTTCATGAAGGTCGGCCACATATTGAAGATAGAATTAAAAATGGCGAATATGACTATATTGTTAATACGACTTCTGGTCGTCAAGCCATTGAAGATTCTAAAATTATTCGTCGTAGTGCATTAAGATATAAAGTCCATTATGACACGACGTTAAATGGCGGATTTGCGACAACGCTGTCATTAACAGCAGACCCTACGGAAAGTGTTATCTCAGTTCAAGAAATGCATAAAAAGATAAATAAATCTTAA
- a CDS encoding Hok/Gef family protein codes for MKITLFGITVICVTVLCFTIIVGERLCSLNISNGNTVVQAILMCYK; via the coding sequence ATGAAAATAACCTTATTTGGCATTACGGTTATCTGTGTGACTGTTCTATGTTTTACAATAATTGTAGGCGAACGATTATGTTCACTTAACATTAGTAATGGAAACACAGTCGTTCAAGCTATTTTGATGTGTTATAAATAG